CCGGCCGACATGACCACATCGGCACTGAACTTCTCCGCAGCCTTGGCCAGGGGCATCATGGGAGGTAGCTTGGCCATGCGGGCCCCGGCCGCAGCCCGAACCGAGCCCAGGAGGTCGTGGGCGGCCTCATTCAGGAAGTCCTTCACCCCCATGGAGGGCTTGGTGAAGATGGCGAAAGCCCCCGCCGACATGGCCTGCAGGCAGGTCTCGGTGCCCTTGATGGTTAATGATGAACAAATTATAACAGGCGTAGGCCGCTCGGCCATGATCTTCTTCAGGAAGGTGATGCCATCCATCCGGGGCATCTCCACATCCAGGATGATGACGTCCGGCCACTCCTTCTGCATCTTCTCCATGGCGAAGATGGGGTCGATGGCGTAGCCGATGACCCGAACCTGGCGGTCCTTCTCCAGGATCCCGACCAGCACCTGCCTCACCACAGCAGAGTCATCCACAATCAGAACCTTGATGGGAGCACCTGGGTTCATCGGCTGTTCCTCCTCTCTGATCCCGGATTTTCCGCGCTGCGGGGGGGACCCTGGCGGACCCACACATCCCCGGTCCATAGCTCGAAGATGACCATGCGCTGCTGGGTGCCCGCCAAATCTGAACAGGCCAAGCGAAAGCCGGCCTCCCGCAGGAAGGCGTGTCCCAGATGGATGTTGCGGGCCCCGATGGCCAAGTTCTCCCCCAGGGCGGAATCAGGGAACATGCTGCTGCCGCCGAACATCTTGACCACGAAGTCCCGGGGCTCCAGCTGCTGACGCCGAAAGTGGGAGAGGATGAGGTGGATGACATCGTGGGCATAGCGGCCATCCGGGGGACCCGGGGAGGGTGCCTGGGGCAGCAGGTAGTGGCACATGGCCCCGCAGTGGCGGGTGGGATGCCAGAAGGTGACGGCCACACAGGAGCCCAGGAGGGTCCAGATCCGCGTCTTCCGGTCCCCGAAGGCGAATTCTCCGGGATTGAGGAAGATGTCCTTGACCTTGGATTCAGGCGACACGATAGACCGTTGGCTGGATGGGGGTGAGCATGGATGTGATGCCATTCAGGCTCTCGGAGTGCCCCACCAGAAGGAGCCCTCCAGGCTTCAGGCAAGTGGCGAGGGCTTCGACGACCTTCCGCTTCTGCTCCGTCTCAAAGTAGATCAGCACATTGCGGAGGAAGATCACATCAAAGCGCCCCACAGCGGGAAAGGGCCGGCAGAGGTTCATCTGCATGAACTGCACCCGGTCCCGGATCTGCTGCCCGATGCGGAAGAGCCCCTGGTGGCTCCCCTGCCCCTTGAGACAGTGGCGGTGCAGCATGTCTATGGGGATGGTGGAGGCCCGCTCCATGGGGTAGATGCCCCTCCGTGCCCGGTCCAGCACCCGGGTGCTGATGTCCGTCCCCAGGACTTCCCACTCGGCGCTGCCCAGCACCTCGGAGAGCACCATGCCGATGGTGTAGGCCTCCTCCCCGGAGGAACTGGCTGCACTCCACACCCGGAAGGGGAAAGGCACCGGACGGAGATGGCCGATGTAGTCGCGGAGCACACGGAAGTGCTCCGATTCCCGAAAGAAGGAGGTTTCGTTGGTGGTGATGAGGTCGATGGCGGTCTGGAACTCGTCCTGCTCTGCCTGAGAGGTGATGAGCTTGTAGTAGTCCAGAAAGGTGGCCAGCCCCCGCACCCGAAGGCGGGAGGCCAGCCTGGACACCAGCAGGGTCCGCTTGGACTCCGCGAGAGAAATCCCGGTGAAATCCTTGACCAGGGTGCGGAGCTTGGCGAACTCCACATCGGTCAGGGGAACAAGCGCGCTGGCATCCCTCAACTCAAACTCCCGGGGCCACAGAAGACTCCGCTTCCCCCTGACCGGCTGCCAGTGCAGCCATCTCTTCAACGGAGAGGACCTGGCTGACATCCAGGAGGATCACGAACTTCCCGGCCACCTTGCCCACGGCCTGGATGAAGTCCGCCCGCAAGCTGCTCCCAAAACTGGGAGCAGGCTCGATCTCGCCATCAGAGATCTCCAGCACCTCGCTGACGTTGTCCACCAGGACACCCAGGGTCGAGAGGCGCTCCCCCTCCCCCACCTCAAGGATCACGATGCAGGTCCGCTTGGTGGGTTCGGTGGGGCGCCGCCGGAAGCGGACGGCTAGATCCACCACGGGCACCACTGCCCCCCGGAGGTTGATCACCCCCCGGATGAAGTCCGGCATGAGGGGCACGGTGGTCAGACCGCCGTACTGGATGATCTCCCGGATGAAGCGGATCTCCATGGCGAAGGTCTCACCCCCGAGGGTGAAGGTCAGGAATTGGTTCCTCTGGGTCCCGGCGATCACCGCCGGGACCCGGGCTTGCCGCTTGTCGACCTGCATCGGCTCGGCCATGTCTCCCTCCTCAGAACCGGGTGAACTCGCGGTCATCCGGCCCTTCATCCCGACGCTGCCGGGTGGCGGCCACCTTGGGACGGGCGGGCATGCGCCCCCCCTTCCGGTCCGGTCGCCCCTTGGCCTCGCGGGTGTCGGTCAGGGTGAAGAACTCCATCATGGACTGCAGTTCCATCGCCTGGGAGCTGACCTCCTCGGCCGTGGATGCCAGTTCCTCAGAAGCCGCCGCGCTCTGCTGGGTGGCCTGGCTGATCTGGGTGATGGCCCCGTTGATCTGGCCGACGCCGGAGTTCTGCTCCGCCGAGGCCGCCGCGATCTCCTGGACGAGATCAGCGGTCTTCTGGATCGAGGGGACGATCACCTCCAGCAGGCTCCCGGCCCGCTCCGCCAGTCCCACGCTGCCGGTGGCCAGGTGACTGATCTCCTGGGCCGCCACCTGGCTGCGCTCTGCCAGCTTGCGGACCTCTGCCGCCACCACCGCGAAGCCCTTGCCGTGCTCCCCTGCCCTGCCCGCCTCGATGGCGGCATTGAGGGCCAGGAGGTTGGTCTGGTAGGCGATGTCATCGATGATGGCGATCTTCTGGGCGATCTGCTTCATGGCCCCCACGGTCTCCCGCACGGCCTGGCCACCCTCCACCGCCTCCTTCGCCGTCTTGATGGCGAGATCCCCGGTGACCTTGGCGTTCTCGTTGTTGGTGGCGATGGAGGCGCTCATCTCCTCCATGGAGGCCGAGGTCTCCTCCACACTGGCCGCCTGCTGACTGGCGCCCTGGCTCAGGGTCTGGGCCGTGGCGCTGAGCTGGTCGGAGGCGTTGAGGAGCATGGTCGTGGCATCCCTCACTTCAGTGATGGTGGAGCCGAGCTTGGTCGTGGTGTCGTTAATGGACTCCTTGAGGACCATGAACTCGCCCTGGTAGTCCTGACGGATCATCTGGGTCAGATCGCCGCTGGCGAGAGCGCCCATGACATGCTTGACCTCGTTGATGGGGGCGATGACCGCCTCCACCAGGGCATTGAGCCCCTGGACTACCTCCCGGAACTGCCCCTTGTGGACGGAGACATCTCCGCGCACATCGAGACGCCCCTCCACCACGGCCCTGGCCAGGTTCTGGACATCCGTAATGAGGATGTTCAGGGGCCCGATCACGGCATCCATGGTGGCATTGACGCCCTCGATGACACTCCGGTACTCACCCTGATGCTTGGTGGCATCCGCCCGGGTATCCAGCTTGAGGGCCACCGCCGCCTCGGAGAGCATGGCCGCATCGCTCACCAGGGCATTGAGGGAGGTACCGACCCGCTTGAAGCTGCCGTTGATTTTGCCGAACTGGGTCTGGACTTCGCGGGTGTACTGATCAGCCTCGGCAAGGGAGAGGTCCAGGTTCAGATCACCGGCCCCCAGCTTCTCGAGATTGGCCGCCACCCGCACCACCTCCTTCTCAGTGTAGTGCTTCACACGGATGGTCGAGGTCAGGTCGGTCACAGTCTCCACAAAGCCCACAGTCTCGCCCTTGGCGTTGAGCACCGCGGCCGTATCCTGCTTGCAGTTCATCCCGCACCAGTCGAAGAAGCTCTCCTTCACCCCCTTCTTGAGCTGGACGATGCCGCAGCCATCGGTCTTGCAGATGTTGGCGTTGGCCGTGCAGCAGGGGCGTCCCACTGCATCCTCGCGGTCCTTCACGTAGCCCTGGTCCACCATCAGCTTCTCGAAGGACTTGTTGAGGAAGGTCCACTTCATGTCCAGGTCGGTCACGTGGATCGGGAAGGGCACGGCATCGATGATCGAGCGGTACCACTCCAGCTTGTCCACCACCGTGTCCAGGGTGCCATTCACCCCATCGATCACCTTCCGGTATTCCCCAGCATGCTGCCTGGCGTCAGCCCGGGTGCCGAAGCGGCCCTGGATGGCGTCCACGGAGAGCTTGTTCACATCCGTCACCAGGGTGTTCAGGGACTGGCCCACCCGCTTGAAGCTGTCGTTGATCTGGGCGAACTGGGCTTCGACCTCCCGGGTGAACTCATCGCCCTTGGCAAGCGTGAGATCCAGGTTGAGGTCACCGCTGCTCAGCTTTTCAAGGTTCTCCGCCACACGCAGAACCTCCTTCTCGGTGTAGTGCTTGATACGGAGGGTGGAGGTCAGATCCGTCACGGTCTCCACAAAGCCCACGGTCTCGCCCTTGGCGTTGAGGACTGCGGCTGTGTCCTGCTTGCAGTTCATCCCGCACCAATCGAAGAAGCTCTGCTTCACCCCCTTCTTGAGCTGGATGATGCCGCAGCCATCGGTCTTGCAGATGTTGGCGTTGGCTGTGCAGCAGGGGCGCCCCACTGCGTCCTCGCGGTCCTTCACGTAGCCCTGGTCCACCATCAGCTTCTCGAAGGCCTTATTGAGGAAGGTCCACTTCATGTCCAGGTCCGTCACATGGATCGGGAAGGGGACGGCGTCGATGATCGAGCGGTACCACTCCAGCTTGTCCACCACGGTGTCCAGGGTGCCGTTCACCCCTTCCACCACCTTCCGGTATTCACCGGCATGCTGGCTGACATCCGCACGACTGGAGAAGCGACCCTGGATGGCATCCACGGAGAGCTTGTTGACATCGGAGACAAGCGCGTTGAGGGACTGGCCCACCTGGGTGAGGCTCTCGTTGATCTTGCCGAACTGCTGCCGCACCTCCTGCGTGTAAGCGTCCCCGTCCGCCAGGGTGAGGTCGAGGTCCAGATTGCCGACCTTCAGACGTTCCAGGTTGCGGGCCACGCGCTGCACTTCGACTTCGGTGTAGTTCTTGATGCGCAGGGTGGAGGTCAGGTCGGTCACCGTCTCCACATAGCCCACGGTCTCACCCTTGGCGTTCAGCACCGGAGCGGTGTCCTGCTTGCAGTTCATGCCGCACCAATCAAAGAAGCTCTCCTTCACACCGCGCTTCAATTGGACGATGCCGCAGCCATCGGTCTTGCAGATGTTGGCGTTGGCCGTACAGCAGGGGCGTCCCACCGCATCCTCGCGGTCCTTCACGTAGCCCTGGTCCACCATCAGCTTCTCGAAGGCCTTGTTGAGGAAGGTCCACTTCATGTCCAGGTCCGTCACGTGGATCGGGAAGGGGACGGCGTCGATGATCGAGCGGTACCACTCCAGCTTGTCCACCACCGTGTCCAGGGTGGCATTGAAGCCCTCCACCACCTTCCGGTACTCGCCCTGATGCCGCCCCTCCGGGGCCCGCTCGGCGAAGTTGCCACGGACCGTCTGGACGGAGAGGTTGTTCACATCCTCGATGAGGGCCTTCATGGGCACCACGACCCCGTCCAGGGTGGCGTTGATCCCCTGCACCAGGTTCCGGAACTCGCCCTGGTGCCGCTCGGCATCCGCCCGCACATCGAGACGGTTGGCGGCGGCACTCTGGACCAGCATGGAGGTGTCCGCCATCACGGCCTGGATGGACTCCGTCATCCGCTTCATGGAGGCCATCAGACTGTTGCTGTCGCCCGGTGCGAGGGCGAACTGGGTGCTGAGATCCCCGGCGGCCACCCGCCGGGCGATCTCGGAGGCTTCGCCGGGTTCGCCCCCCAGGGTGCGGAGGAGGTCCCCGGTGATGACATAGGTCAGCCCAGCCACCACCAGGAGGACCACCAGGGAGATGATCAGGGTCACGAGCATCGTATTGCCCTTGGCGCTGGTGGCATCCGCAGCCGCCTTCTGGCCCAGCTTCACATTGAAGTCGTAGATCTGGTTGATGACCTCCGTCATCCTTACCGACAGAGGCGCGATGACCGGCCCCCGGGCGTTGGCCTCGGCCCGCTTGCCGGAGCGGATCAGGGCGATGGAGTGGTCAAGGGTTCCGTCATAGGCCTCAAAGGCCTTGGTCTCCTCCTCCCAGTAGCGCCGATCCGTATCATCACTGAGCAGCTTCCCATAGTCCCTGAGATAGTCCTTCGTATCCTGACGGTTCTTCTGGACCGCGGCTTCCAGCGGTGCCACCTGGGCCGGGTCCGTGTTCTGGATGAAGCGGTTGATGTTCACCCTCAGCAGAAGGAAGGACTCCTTCACCTTGTCCTGCACCACCAGGCTGGGGATGGTGTTGACATTGGAGTAGTTGACGGAATGGAAGAGCTTGACCGTCATGACCTGGCTGATGAGGACGACCAGGATGAGACCAAGAATGGCGACTCCGGAAAGAAGGAACATCTTCTTCCGGACGCTCAGGCTGCTGGACATGGCAATCTCCTGAAAGTGGGCCAAGGACGTGGGGAACGGGGAAACCAGGGGCTCAGCTGGGCGTCATGCCCTCCTGGGGCGGGTCGGAGTCGCCCGGGAGCTTCTCCAGTTCCTGCCTGGAGAGGAGAAGGTCCGCCTCCAGCAGGATCACGAAGTGGTCCTCCAACTTGCCGATGCCCCGGATGAACTCGGAACGCATCCCCGCCCCGAAGCTGTCCGCCGCCTCGATCTGGTTCTCGGCGATCTCCAGGACCTCGCTGACGTTGTCCACCAGCACACCGATGGTGGCGAGCCTTTCCCCCCGGAGAACCTCCAGGATCACGATGCAGGTCCGCTTGGTGGACTCCGTCTGAGATCTCCGCAGACGCACAGCCAGATCCACCACCGGCACCACCGCCCCTCTGAGGTTGATCACACCCCGGATGAACTC
The sequence above is drawn from the uncultured Holophaga sp. genome and encodes:
- a CDS encoding chemotaxis protein CheD, which gives rise to MSPESKVKDIFLNPGEFAFGDRKTRIWTLLGSCVAVTFWHPTRHCGAMCHYLLPQAPSPGPPDGRYAHDVIHLILSHFRRQQLEPRDFVVKMFGGSSMFPDSALGENLAIGARNIHLGHAFLREAGFRLACSDLAGTQQRMVIFELWTGDVWVRQGPPRSAENPGSERRNSR
- a CDS encoding CheR family methyltransferase encodes the protein MRDASALVPLTDVEFAKLRTLVKDFTGISLAESKRTLLVSRLASRLRVRGLATFLDYYKLITSQAEQDEFQTAIDLITTNETSFFRESEHFRVLRDYIGHLRPVPFPFRVWSAASSSGEEAYTIGMVLSEVLGSAEWEVLGTDISTRVLDRARRGIYPMERASTIPIDMLHRHCLKGQGSHQGLFRIGQQIRDRVQFMQMNLCRPFPAVGRFDVIFLRNVLIYFETEQKRKVVEALATCLKPGGLLLVGHSESLNGITSMLTPIQPTVYRVA
- a CDS encoding methyl-accepting chemotaxis protein; amino-acid sequence: MSSSLSVRKKMFLLSGVAILGLILVVLISQVMTVKLFHSVNYSNVNTIPSLVVQDKVKESFLLLRVNINRFIQNTDPAQVAPLEAAVQKNRQDTKDYLRDYGKLLSDDTDRRYWEEETKAFEAYDGTLDHSIALIRSGKRAEANARGPVIAPLSVRMTEVINQIYDFNVKLGQKAAADATSAKGNTMLVTLIISLVVLLVVAGLTYVITGDLLRTLGGEPGEASEIARRVAAGDLSTQFALAPGDSNSLMASMKRMTESIQAVMADTSMLVQSAAANRLDVRADAERHQGEFRNLVQGINATLDGVVVPMKALIEDVNNLSVQTVRGNFAERAPEGRHQGEYRKVVEGFNATLDTVVDKLEWYRSIIDAVPFPIHVTDLDMKWTFLNKAFEKLMVDQGYVKDREDAVGRPCCTANANICKTDGCGIVQLKRGVKESFFDWCGMNCKQDTAPVLNAKGETVGYVETVTDLTSTLRIKNYTEVEVQRVARNLERLKVGNLDLDLTLADGDAYTQEVRQQFGKINESLTQVGQSLNALVSDVNKLSVDAIQGRFSSRADVSQHAGEYRKVVEGVNGTLDTVVDKLEWYRSIIDAVPFPIHVTDLDMKWTFLNKAFEKLMVDQGYVKDREDAVGRPCCTANANICKTDGCGIIQLKKGVKQSFFDWCGMNCKQDTAAVLNAKGETVGFVETVTDLTSTLRIKHYTEKEVLRVAENLEKLSSGDLNLDLTLAKGDEFTREVEAQFAQINDSFKRVGQSLNTLVTDVNKLSVDAIQGRFGTRADARQHAGEYRKVIDGVNGTLDTVVDKLEWYRSIIDAVPFPIHVTDLDMKWTFLNKSFEKLMVDQGYVKDREDAVGRPCCTANANICKTDGCGIVQLKKGVKESFFDWCGMNCKQDTAAVLNAKGETVGFVETVTDLTSTIRVKHYTEKEVVRVAANLEKLGAGDLNLDLSLAEADQYTREVQTQFGKINGSFKRVGTSLNALVSDAAMLSEAAVALKLDTRADATKHQGEYRSVIEGVNATMDAVIGPLNILITDVQNLARAVVEGRLDVRGDVSVHKGQFREVVQGLNALVEAVIAPINEVKHVMGALASGDLTQMIRQDYQGEFMVLKESINDTTTKLGSTITEVRDATTMLLNASDQLSATAQTLSQGASQQAASVEETSASMEEMSASIATNNENAKVTGDLAIKTAKEAVEGGQAVRETVGAMKQIAQKIAIIDDIAYQTNLLALNAAIEAGRAGEHGKGFAVVAAEVRKLAERSQVAAQEISHLATGSVGLAERAGSLLEVIVPSIQKTADLVQEIAAASAEQNSGVGQINGAITQISQATQQSAAASEELASTAEEVSSQAMELQSMMEFFTLTDTREAKGRPDRKGGRMPARPKVAATRQRRDEGPDDREFTRF
- a CDS encoding chemotaxis protein CheW; translation: MAEPMQVDKRQARVPAVIAGTQRNQFLTFTLGGETFAMEIRFIREIIQYGGLTTVPLMPDFIRGVINLRGAVVPVVDLAVRFRRRPTEPTKRTCIVILEVGEGERLSTLGVLVDNVSEVLEISDGEIEPAPSFGSSLRADFIQAVGKVAGKFVILLDVSQVLSVEEMAALAAGQGEAESSVAPGV
- a CDS encoding chemotaxis protein CheW, producing the protein MAELVKVDKGGGRGTGGFQRNQFLTFSLAGEVFALEIRYVREIIQYGGLTRVPLMPEFIRGVINLRGAVVPVVDLAVRLRRSQTESTKRTCIVILEVLRGERLATIGVLVDNVSEVLEIAENQIEAADSFGAGMRSEFIRGIGKLEDHFVILLEADLLLSRQELEKLPGDSDPPQEGMTPS